A window of Acidobacteriota bacterium genomic DNA:
AATGTGATCGGGCGCCCGATGTTCATCTACTGGTCGTTCCAGACGCCGCGCGACCAATACCAGAAGCAATCGTTCCGCGAACGCGCGGCATTCATCGGCCACGTGGTGCTGCATTTCTTCGATGAGACGCGCTGGCGGCGCACCCTGCGCATGGTCCGCTAGGCGGATGCATGCAGCTCCCTAGCCAGCGCGCGCGCATCGTCATCGCCATCATCGTGCTCATCCTGGTGGGCATCTTCGTCCCTCCGCTGGTCACCGCCAATCGCCTGAAGGGACGCATCGCCGGCGCCGTCTCCAACGCGCTTGGCCGCAAGGCGAGTTTCGGCGAGATCCATCTGCGGCTGCTGCCGCAGCCCGGCTTCGACATCACTGACTTCGTGGTGGAAGACGATCCGGCATTCAGCGCGGAGCCCATGGTCCGGGCCGACGAGGTCACCGCCTACCTCCGGCTGACATCGCTGTGGCAGGGCCGGCTGGAGATCGCGCAACTCTCGCTGCAGAATCCGAGCCTCAACCTGGTGCGCAATGAGCGCGGCGAGTGGAACCTGACCGCGCCGCTGGAGCGCGCCTCGCAAGTGCAAGCGGCGCCGACGGCGCAGCGCCGGCCGGAAGCGCGTCCGCGCTTCCCGTACGTCGCGGCTTCCGATGGCCGCATCAACTTCAAATTCGGGCAGGAAAAGAAATCGTTCGCATTCAGCGAGGCCGATTTCGCGCTCTGGCTGGCGAGCGAGAACGAATGGCGGATGCGCCTGGAAGCGCGGCCGATCCGCAGCGACGCCAACCTGAGCGATACGGGCACGCTCCGCGTGGAAGGCAGCGCGGTGCGTGCCGCCGCGCCCGCCGATACCGCCGTGCGCTTCGACTTCGAGTGGGAAAAAGCGCAGCTCGGCAACCTGACACAGCTCATCTGGGGACACGATCGCGGATGGCGCGGCGATGTGGAGGTGAGCGGCTCGGTCGCCGGCACACCGCGCGAACTGCTGCTCAGCACGCGTGCGCGCATCAGCGAATTCCGCCGCTACGACATTTTTGCCAGTGACGCCTTCAGTGCCGACGCGCGCTGCACCGCGCGCTACCTGGGCGATGCGCAGACGCTCTCCGCCATCGACTGCCATCTTCCCAGCGGCAATGGCGAGATCGCGACGCGCGGCATGGTCGCAAACCTGCTTGGCGACCGGCGCTGGGAGTTGAGCGTGAGCGCGACTGACGTTCCCATGGCCGAGCTCGCGCGCTTCGCCCGCCACGCCAAGAAGGACATGCTGCCCAACCTCACCGCCACCGGCGACGTGGACGCCGCCTTCACCTACCGCACCCGTGGCGGCAGGAATGTGTGGACCGGAGGCGGCTCCACTTCGGCGCTGCAACTCTCCGCCAGCGGATTGACTCCGCCGCTCGAGGTGGGCGCGGTGCGCTTCGTGCTCGGCCCTTTCCCCGACCCGCTGGCTGCGCCAGTACGCAAGACAGGGTCGCCGTTCACGACCAAGACAAAGGTGAAGACTGCGCTCGCGGACCAGCCCATGAATTCGAGATTGACGGTGCAGCCATTCACCATCGCGCTGGGCGCGGCTGCGCCACTCATCGCGGAGGGCCGTGTCGATCGTGAGGCATACCTGCTGAACGTGCGCGGCGATGCGGAGCTGCGCCGCCTGACCGCGCTCGCCGCCGCGTTCGGACTGCGTCCGGCCCAACTCGGCGCCACCGGCACGGCGCACCTGGACGTCGCGCTCAGCGGCGACTGGAAGGGTTTCGGCGCGCCGCTGGTCACCGGCAACGCGCAGTTGCGCGGCGTGAGCGCGGAGATCAAGGGCGTGAACTCTCCACTGCAGCTCACGAGTGCGCTGCTGACGTTTTCCGCGAGCGGTGTGGACGCATTCAACCTGAGCGCCAGCTTCAGCGGCTCGAGCGTGATGCTGCAAGGCACCCTGCATCTTCCGCGCGACTGCTCCACGCTGGTCGACTGTCCGGTGCGCTTCACGCTGAGCTCACCTGTGCTCAACCTCGATGACCTCAACCGCCTGCTCAATCCGCGCTTCGCCGTGCATCCCTGGTACCGCTTCCTGGTGGGAACCACCGAGACCACGGGACTGCGCCGCCTGCAGGCCGAGGGCACGCTCTCCACGCCGCGGCTGGTGATGAAGTCCGTCATCATCAACCACGTGGTGACTACGGTGCACGTTGCCGGCGGCCGGGTGGCGCTCGCCGGCGTGACCGCCGAAGTCTTCGGCGGGAAGCAGCGCGGCGAATGGACCGCAGACTTCAGTGGCGACGCGCCCGTCTACAGCGGCACGGGCACGCTCGAGCAGGCGGACGTGGCGCAACTCGGCGCCGCGATGCGCGATAACTGGGGCGCGGGCACGATCTCCGCGGCGTACAAGTTCTCCGCCTCCGGTGATACTGCCGCGGACCTCGCTGCCAGCGCGGCCGGCGAGCTGCAGTTCGGCTGGAAGAATGGCATGCTGCGCCACGTGACGCTGCGGGGCGCGCAACCGCTGCGCATCAAGCGCTTCACCGGCACGGTGCAACTGGCGGGCGCGCGCCTCACCTTTCCCGCGGGCAGAATGGAGACGCCCGAGGGCATCTATGCCGTCAGCGGCTCGAGCACCTTCGCGCGCGCTCTCGATTTCAAGCTTGCCGGGCCGGTGCGCAGCTACACCATCACCGGAACCTTGGAACATCCACAGGTGAGCTCGCCGCCGGATAGCGAGGCTGGGTTGAAGCAGTGAAGCGTTTTCTTGCCACCGCGTTTCTGATCGCCGCTACCCTGCTTGCTCGTGCGGCTGCGGGCGATGCACGAACCAGCGACCAGAAATCTCTCGCCGACTCGCTCGAGCGCAAGGTCGCATACCTGCGCGACAATGGGAAGAAGCCGCGTCCCGACCCGCGTCCCACCGTGCTGACCGACCAGGAGGTGGACGCCTACATGAACTCGGGCAGGCTGAAGGCGCCCGACGGCATCTCCGATATCCATCTCACTACGACGGTGGGCGAAGCGACGGCCACGGCGAAGATCGATTTTGACCGGCTGACGCGCGACGTCCGCAAGAACAACATGTTGTGGCAGCTTTTCACCGGCGTGCACGACGTGAAGGTCCGCTGCGGCGTCTGGGGCAAAGACGGCATGGGCAACGTCCACGTGCAGAACGTGTGGCTCGACGGCCACGAGGTACCGCGCTTCGCGCTGGAATTCTTCCTCGACCACTACATCAAGGCGAAAGTCCCGCAAGCCTCGCTCGATTCGCGCTTCCGCATGCCGGTGCGCATCCAGACGGCTACGGTGACGAACGGGAAGACCACGCTGGTGCAGAAGTAGAGGGTAGGGCTTTCACGCCGCCACGGCGTGCTCGAAATGTAGGCGCCAAGACCGCTGTGTTATCGTCTAGGTCTCCGCGATCATCACTCCAGGAAGGCAGATGCCGCGCTACGAATATCGCAACATCCAGCCCACACCCGCCGCCGAACGCGCGTACAGCGCGTGGATAGCCCAGCTTGACGGCGCTTTCGCTGACCGCGATCCCGACCACCGGTCGGTGGCCGTGCGCGATGCGCTGCATGAACTTTACCTGGGCCGGCCGTACGCGCCGCCCACGGCGGAGATACCACTGGCGCAGCAGGCCCAGACCCACAGCTTCGATCCGCGCAATGCCTCGCTCGAACCAGAATATTACGGCGACGTGGATGCGCAGAAATATGCCGAGCGCAAGCCGCTGATCTGGTTCTGGATGATGTATGACCGCTCGCCGGTCGGGCTGAACCACTGGCTCGGCTTCCGCGTGCGCGCGATGATCGCGAAGCACGTGCTCAAGCATATCGGGAAGAATGTGAAGATCTTCCATGGCGTCGAGATCTCGTACGGTTACAACCTCACCATCGAAGACAACTGCACCATCCACAAATACGTGTTGCTCGATGACCGCGGCGAGATCGTGATCCGCGAGGGCTCGTCCATCTCCGACTTCGCGAACGTCTATTCGCACGCGCACGACTTGAATGACGGCATGATCGTGGACAAGGTGAAGACGGAGATCGGTCCACGCGCGCGCGTGACGTATCACGCCACCGTGCTGAGCGGCGTGACGGTGGGCGAGCACGGCATGGTCGGTTCCATGGGCGTGGCGTCGAAAGATGTGGAGCGTTTCCACATCGTCGCCGGCATCCCCGCGAAGACGGTGAAGGTGAAGACGATCGCGCCGGAAGAGACCAAGCGGGCTTTCGAAGATAAGCGGAGAGCGGCGGAGAAGAAGTAGCTGGTGTCAGCGAAGGCGTATGGAACCCAAGCACCTGCAGATCTTTTTTGAAGTCGTGGTCTTGCTGCTCGCCATCAGCGTGCACGAATCGGCGCACGCATGGATGGCCTCGCGCTACGGTGACCCGACGGCGCGGCTGCTGGGCCGCGTCTCGCTCAAT
This region includes:
- a CDS encoding acyltransferase is translated as MPRYEYRNIQPTPAAERAYSAWIAQLDGAFADRDPDHRSVAVRDALHELYLGRPYAPPTAEIPLAQQAQTHSFDPRNASLEPEYYGDVDAQKYAERKPLIWFWMMYDRSPVGLNHWLGFRVRAMIAKHVLKHIGKNVKIFHGVEISYGYNLTIEDNCTIHKYVLLDDRGEIVIREGSSISDFANVYSHAHDLNDGMIVDKVKTEIGPRARVTYHATVLSGVTVGEHGMVGSMGVASKDVERFHIVAGIPAKTVKVKTIAPEETKRAFEDKRRAAEKK
- a CDS encoding AsmA family protein is translated as MQLPSQRARIVIAIIVLILVGIFVPPLVTANRLKGRIAGAVSNALGRKASFGEIHLRLLPQPGFDITDFVVEDDPAFSAEPMVRADEVTAYLRLTSLWQGRLEIAQLSLQNPSLNLVRNERGEWNLTAPLERASQVQAAPTAQRRPEARPRFPYVAASDGRINFKFGQEKKSFAFSEADFALWLASENEWRMRLEARPIRSDANLSDTGTLRVEGSAVRAAAPADTAVRFDFEWEKAQLGNLTQLIWGHDRGWRGDVEVSGSVAGTPRELLLSTRARISEFRRYDIFASDAFSADARCTARYLGDAQTLSAIDCHLPSGNGEIATRGMVANLLGDRRWELSVSATDVPMAELARFARHAKKDMLPNLTATGDVDAAFTYRTRGGRNVWTGGGSTSALQLSASGLTPPLEVGAVRFVLGPFPDPLAAPVRKTGSPFTTKTKVKTALADQPMNSRLTVQPFTIALGAAAPLIAEGRVDREAYLLNVRGDAELRRLTALAAAFGLRPAQLGATGTAHLDVALSGDWKGFGAPLVTGNAQLRGVSAEIKGVNSPLQLTSALLTFSASGVDAFNLSASFSGSSVMLQGTLHLPRDCSTLVDCPVRFTLSSPVLNLDDLNRLLNPRFAVHPWYRFLVGTTETTGLRRLQAEGTLSTPRLVMKSVIINHVVTTVHVAGGRVALAGVTAEVFGGKQRGEWTADFSGDAPVYSGTGTLEQADVAQLGAAMRDNWGAGTISAAYKFSASGDTAADLAASAAGELQFGWKNGMLRHVTLRGAQPLRIKRFTGTVQLAGARLTFPAGRMETPEGIYAVSGSSTFARALDFKLAGPVRSYTITGTLEHPQVSSPPDSEAGLKQ